One window of Microcoleus vaginatus PCC 9802 genomic DNA carries:
- a CDS encoding aldo/keto reductase: MRYRRFGKTELHLSVFSLGTMRYLASEETACQTVQQAVSQGINHLETAAGYGCSEEYLGAALSAGLSVDRSRLHVTTKISPTEDAAAMERCIDASLKRLNIDYIDCLAIHGLNTWEHLAWVRSPTGCMESVRKALADGRIRHVGFSTHGPLDLILAAINTDLFEFVNLHYYYFFQRNAPAIELAKHKDMGVFIISPADKGGQLYTPPETLAQLCSPFSPLELNYRFLLSDTRIGTLSVGAANATELEQPLKYADRDFPLTHAEIAAFDRLESVIAATLKTDKCSQCYACLPCPENINIPEVLRLRNLAVGCDMTDFGKYRYAMFENAGHWFPGSKGNRCTDCGECLPRCPEELDIPSLLKDTHQRLGGKAGRRLWD, encoded by the coding sequence ATGCGCTATCGACGGTTTGGCAAAACGGAGTTGCACCTGTCGGTATTTTCCTTGGGAACCATGCGCTATTTGGCTTCTGAGGAAACTGCCTGTCAGACTGTACAACAGGCGGTGTCTCAGGGAATCAATCACCTGGAAACTGCGGCTGGTTACGGTTGCAGCGAGGAATATCTTGGCGCGGCCCTTTCGGCTGGTTTGTCTGTCGATCGATCGCGCCTTCACGTCACTACAAAAATTTCCCCAACCGAGGATGCAGCAGCAATGGAACGCTGCATCGACGCATCCCTCAAACGCCTGAATATAGACTATATCGATTGTCTGGCAATTCACGGTTTGAATACTTGGGAACATTTGGCTTGGGTGCGATCGCCCACAGGCTGCATGGAATCTGTACGCAAAGCCCTGGCTGATGGTCGCATTCGGCACGTCGGCTTTTCGACTCACGGGCCTTTGGATCTGATTTTGGCTGCAATCAATACAGATTTGTTTGAATTTGTCAATCTGCATTATTACTATTTTTTTCAGCGCAACGCCCCGGCAATTGAACTCGCCAAGCACAAAGACATGGGCGTTTTCATCATTTCCCCAGCCGATAAAGGAGGGCAACTCTACACGCCTCCGGAAACTCTCGCACAATTGTGCTCGCCTTTCTCGCCTTTAGAGTTGAACTATCGATTTTTACTCAGCGATACTAGGATTGGGACTCTGAGTGTGGGGGCTGCAAATGCGACCGAATTAGAGCAACCTCTGAAATATGCCGATCGCGACTTTCCCCTCACCCACGCCGAAATCGCTGCGTTCGATCGGCTAGAATCGGTTATTGCAGCCACTTTGAAAACCGACAAATGCAGCCAGTGCTATGCCTGTTTGCCTTGCCCGGAGAACATCAACATTCCCGAAGTATTGCGACTTCGCAATCTCGCCGTCGGGTGCGACATGACTGACTTTGGCAAATACCGCTACGCCATGTTTGAAAATGCCGGACACTGGTTTCCCGGCAGCAAAGGCAACCGCTGCACCGATTGTGGCGAATGTTTGCCCCGGTGTCCCGAAGAGTTAGACATCCCCAGCCTGCTCAAAGATACTCACCAGCGACTGGGTGGCAAAGCAGGCAGGCGGTTGTGGGATTGA
- a CDS encoding peptidase M23, which translates to MPPVELGKKIVKSVPDKQITAPLNTKQQKKNPTGTRTRSRLLSDRSLLVGLGCLASLGLLSKGLVWAQAETPPAEQAVPGAADLQPLFEAPLPPPEPEYSQVEPEPDPEPQAEVPASEPFDAAPPSEPEYASEPPPTQYYLPEPALIPLPEATAQEPPFEAPVNPAHAEIDQTDYSIGATSEYQEYEAPTSIEFAERSTGCEGEGGLCAPPPVSEPVTADAGEPNYREETPIAEDRYIAAPPPRNLPESIPGDVRETVAENSSGNPVSKIGQAVQQIGSQVWGGSNPPESAYAPPRYPANIGYSADAGYSADTGYSANIGYSADTGYSADAGYYAGSASYGGGAPAPSMGLGPVQVGAVSVSSGSNTGFAYYNLTPRPAGLPGNGNTSLLFPLSIASAITSPFGWRTHPVMGYGRFHTGTDLGAPMGTPVLAAYAGQVAIADWLGGYGLTVVLNHNKKSQETLYAHLSELFVKPGEWVKQGETIGRVGSTGMSTGPHLHFEVRQMTDQGWVAIDPGSQLEFALAKMIGSLETAKVPQMPKMVEIQTASGLKDLENDLPQLPPLPLGMDIEVHNLQPPFPELLKADTSKPKDAEAVKPKIQKQANR; encoded by the coding sequence GTGCCCCCTGTTGAGTTGGGAAAAAAAATCGTGAAATCAGTTCCAGACAAGCAAATAACAGCCCCTTTGAACACCAAACAGCAAAAAAAGAACCCTACAGGCACCCGGACTCGATCGCGCCTTTTGTCCGATCGCTCACTGCTGGTGGGACTGGGTTGTCTTGCCAGTCTGGGACTGCTCAGCAAAGGCCTAGTTTGGGCTCAAGCCGAAACTCCGCCAGCAGAACAAGCCGTCCCCGGCGCAGCAGACCTCCAGCCATTATTTGAAGCTCCTCTCCCGCCCCCGGAACCCGAATACAGCCAAGTGGAGCCAGAACCCGACCCGGAACCGCAGGCAGAAGTTCCGGCGTCCGAGCCTTTCGATGCCGCACCGCCGTCCGAGCCGGAGTACGCCAGCGAACCACCTCCCACCCAATATTATCTGCCGGAACCCGCGCTGATTCCCCTACCAGAAGCGACGGCCCAGGAGCCACCTTTTGAAGCGCCCGTTAACCCAGCCCACGCTGAAATCGACCAAACAGACTACAGCATTGGCGCTACCAGCGAGTACCAAGAGTACGAAGCGCCAACAAGTATAGAGTTTGCAGAACGATCGACCGGCTGCGAAGGAGAAGGCGGTTTGTGCGCGCCTCCTCCTGTTTCCGAGCCGGTGACGGCAGATGCCGGAGAACCCAACTACAGAGAGGAAACTCCGATCGCAGAGGACCGCTATATTGCAGCCCCTCCTCCTCGAAATTTGCCAGAAAGCATTCCGGGCGATGTTCGGGAAACTGTGGCAGAAAATAGTAGCGGAAATCCTGTCAGTAAAATCGGTCAAGCCGTTCAACAAATAGGCAGCCAGGTTTGGGGGGGTTCAAACCCACCGGAATCTGCCTACGCACCCCCGCGCTACCCAGCAAACATCGGCTACTCGGCAGACGCAGGATACTCGGCAGACACTGGATACTCGGCAAACATCGGCTACTCCGCAGACACAGGATACTCCGCAGACGCTGGGTATTATGCCGGATCTGCATCTTACGGTGGCGGCGCTCCAGCCCCGAGCATGGGACTCGGGCCGGTTCAAGTCGGTGCGGTTAGTGTCAGCAGCGGCAGCAATACCGGTTTTGCTTACTACAATCTCACGCCGCGTCCCGCAGGCCTGCCCGGAAATGGCAACACCAGCTTGCTGTTTCCGCTATCTATTGCTTCGGCAATTACTTCGCCGTTTGGGTGGCGGACTCATCCGGTTATGGGCTACGGCAGGTTTCACACCGGAACCGATTTGGGGGCCCCGATGGGAACGCCCGTACTGGCGGCCTATGCCGGTCAAGTGGCGATCGCCGATTGGTTGGGTGGCTACGGTTTGACGGTGGTTCTCAACCACAACAAAAAGTCTCAGGAAACTCTCTACGCCCACCTTTCGGAACTGTTTGTGAAACCGGGAGAGTGGGTGAAACAGGGAGAGACTATCGGCCGCGTCGGCAGTACGGGAATGTCTACAGGGCCTCACCTCCACTTCGAGGTTCGGCAAATGACTGACCAGGGTTGGGTGGCGATCGACCCGGGATCTCAGCTAGAATTCGCTCTGGCAAAAATGATCGGCAGTTTGGAAACCGCCAAAGTACCGCAAATGCCGAAAATGGTGGAAATACAAACCGCTAGCGGACTCAAGGATTTGGAAAACGATCTGCCCCAGCTTCCACCTCTGCCGCTGGGAATGGACATCGAAGTTCACAACCTCCAGCCGCCATTCCCGGAACTCTTAAAAGCTGACACTTCTAAGCCCAAAGATGCCGAAGCTGTCAAACCCAAAATTCAGAAGCAAGCTAACAGGTAA
- a CDS encoding PAS domain-containing sensor histidine kinase: MAPTQLNDSQPNCLQQTKVATSERRLKAAFKPCTYNLSVTRKQLIGLLTLQTILPVGLTAAALWLTSAVGSNQLQNQAKSELSLSEINYNLQLDRAADRLQNSSDSKTIVQTALAYNSGKQTTSDLRKSVKQILENQVKTGEIDSAALVGKNRQIVVSVNSKQKGKSFNLQKIVDRAFAAKEPITATEIIAKSEVQEQLGSLPPGKGDRPVLVRYAAIPIKDPKTQTVIAALVLGKIVSKTSVVASSKALNLQDGGYQAIYAPLADGKFVLASQTFTKNQQLPDLLVEKSLLKSALAAGGKPVAGNVQTGSQTYAVAAKSLGNLAGKPAAILVRFIPKTSIETWWVNNWLLALSAAAVVPFALAVAVTRRIAKPTNSDLSTADGNWASNSTAEPQQRPRKFDRIYDNLNFGEFPDLFPKKSSLDGQVAVDFRYKKIAGDPLRSLRQRSIANPHIPLAFQPLELPENSVSNHSRQVNTQLEKSAIALNLVQEAWQDLNRLNLELQPEILDRQNTQKALRKSEALLQAILDNSTAVIYIKDVHGKYLLTNRHFDNLFDIAKEQITGKTDRDIFPPDKAAALRENDLKVLESSSPLTIEEIIPQDDGPHTYISLKFPLCNSEGKAYAVGTISTDVSDRKLAELTLEKAKAELEIEVEQRTLFLKQANELLRFELAARVRGAITVRQMTAQVARHARTVDGILGASLDLIFLVDRSGKYTYVSRTAAQAAGMNPREMIGKTWQELGWSPTIMQRVHQECHAIFVTAEPKKGEVIVPTANWGTRDYEYILSPVCATDGSVEAVVATLRDITERKDAEEAWQLAKEAAELANRAKSAFLANMSHELRTPLNAIIGYSDMLVEDAEELGNLEVVSDLDKIRTAGKHLLRLIDDILDISKIEADKMEIYLESFDVGGLIEEVVTTIKPLMDKNGNTLEVLSSDNIGAMHGDLMKVRQVMLNLLSNAAKFSANGTIVVTVERITSEELKNKYQPRVAQMLILDADFLIFRVTDTGIGMTQEQQERLFQPFTQADNSTTRKYGGTGLGLTISQRFCQMMGGDIEVTSELDCGSTFTACLPASLFKRSEF, encoded by the coding sequence ATGGCTCCTACTCAGTTAAACGACAGCCAGCCAAATTGTCTGCAGCAAACTAAAGTGGCGACTTCCGAAAGAAGATTGAAAGCAGCTTTCAAGCCGTGTACCTACAACTTATCTGTTACCAGAAAACAGCTAATCGGACTGCTGACTTTACAAACAATCTTGCCCGTCGGACTAACGGCAGCAGCACTTTGGCTAACATCGGCAGTTGGAAGCAATCAACTGCAAAATCAAGCTAAATCCGAACTGAGCCTTAGTGAAATTAACTACAATCTCCAACTCGATCGCGCCGCCGACCGTTTGCAAAACTCTTCTGACAGCAAAACGATCGTCCAAACAGCCTTAGCTTACAACAGCGGTAAACAAACAACATCAGATTTGCGAAAATCAGTCAAGCAAATTTTGGAAAATCAAGTCAAAACAGGGGAAATAGACAGCGCGGCCTTAGTGGGAAAAAACAGGCAGATTGTGGTTAGCGTCAACTCCAAACAGAAGGGAAAAAGTTTTAACCTGCAAAAAATAGTCGATCGAGCATTCGCTGCAAAAGAGCCAATTACGGCTACCGAAATCATTGCCAAATCAGAAGTTCAGGAACAATTGGGCTCTTTGCCGCCCGGAAAGGGCGATCGCCCTGTTCTCGTCCGCTACGCAGCAATTCCCATAAAAGATCCAAAAACTCAGACAGTGATTGCTGCCTTAGTATTAGGAAAAATTGTTAGCAAAACGTCGGTAGTTGCTAGCAGCAAAGCCCTCAATTTACAAGACGGGGGATATCAGGCTATCTACGCACCGCTGGCTGACGGCAAATTTGTTTTGGCTTCGCAAACATTTACAAAAAACCAACAGTTACCAGACTTGCTGGTCGAGAAATCGCTGCTGAAATCTGCACTCGCCGCCGGCGGCAAACCAGTCGCCGGAAACGTACAAACAGGCAGTCAAACTTATGCAGTAGCTGCCAAATCCCTTGGCAATTTAGCGGGAAAACCCGCAGCAATTTTAGTGCGATTCATCCCCAAAACCTCGATCGAAACTTGGTGGGTCAATAACTGGCTGCTGGCACTGTCTGCGGCTGCCGTTGTCCCCTTCGCCTTGGCAGTTGCAGTCACCCGCCGGATTGCCAAACCCACAAACTCAGATTTATCAACAGCAGACGGGAATTGGGCATCTAACTCCACCGCCGAACCGCAGCAGCGACCCCGGAAGTTTGATCGAATTTATGACAATTTAAATTTCGGCGAATTCCCCGATTTATTCCCTAAAAAATCGAGTTTAGATGGTCAAGTAGCAGTCGATTTTCGATATAAAAAAATTGCGGGCGATCCTCTTCGATCACTTCGCCAACGCTCGATCGCAAATCCCCACATCCCGCTCGCTTTCCAACCCCTAGAATTGCCAGAAAACTCCGTCTCAAACCACTCGCGGCAGGTAAATACACAACTAGAAAAAAGCGCGATCGCCTTAAATCTAGTCCAGGAAGCTTGGCAAGACTTAAATCGCCTCAACTTGGAATTGCAGCCAGAAATACTCGATCGCCAAAACACTCAAAAAGCCCTGCGAAAGAGCGAAGCACTGCTGCAAGCGATTTTAGACAACTCAACAGCAGTAATTTACATCAAAGATGTTCACGGAAAATACCTGCTCACCAACCGCCATTTTGACAATTTGTTCGACATCGCAAAAGAGCAAATAACAGGGAAAACCGACCGCGATATTTTTCCCCCAGACAAAGCAGCAGCCTTGCGAGAAAATGACCTGAAAGTTCTCGAATCCTCCTCGCCCCTAACCATCGAAGAAATCATTCCTCAAGACGACGGCCCGCACACTTATATTTCTCTGAAATTTCCCCTCTGCAACTCCGAAGGTAAAGCTTATGCAGTCGGTACAATTTCTACAGATGTGAGCGATCGCAAACTTGCCGAACTCACCCTAGAAAAAGCCAAAGCAGAACTAGAAATAGAAGTCGAACAGCGCACCCTATTCCTCAAACAAGCCAACGAACTCTTGCGGTTTGAACTCGCCGCCAGAGTCCGCGGCGCCATCACAGTCAGACAAATGACCGCTCAGGTAGCCCGACACGCCAGAACAGTTGACGGCATTCTAGGTGCCTCCCTTGACCTAATTTTTCTAGTAGATCGATCGGGAAAATACACCTATGTCAGTCGCACCGCCGCTCAAGCGGCCGGCATGAACCCCAGAGAAATGATTGGCAAAACCTGGCAGGAATTAGGCTGGTCGCCAACAATTATGCAGCGGGTTCACCAAGAATGCCACGCCATATTTGTGACAGCCGAGCCCAAGAAAGGCGAAGTAATTGTCCCTACGGCAAACTGGGGAACCCGCGACTACGAGTACATTCTCAGTCCGGTTTGTGCGACAGACGGCAGCGTCGAAGCCGTAGTGGCGACACTGCGGGATATCACCGAACGCAAAGATGCGGAGGAAGCGTGGCAGTTGGCCAAAGAAGCAGCAGAACTCGCCAACCGCGCCAAGAGTGCTTTTCTGGCAAACATGAGCCACGAGTTACGCACTCCCCTCAACGCGATTATCGGCTACAGCGATATGCTGGTGGAAGATGCCGAAGAGTTAGGCAACTTAGAGGTAGTCTCGGATTTAGACAAAATTCGCACTGCTGGCAAACACTTGCTGCGCCTAATTGACGACATTCTCGACATTTCCAAAATTGAAGCTGACAAGATGGAGATTTACCTCGAAAGCTTCGATGTTGGAGGCTTAATCGAGGAGGTGGTAACAACTATCAAACCGCTAATGGATAAAAACGGCAATACTTTGGAAGTATTGAGTTCTGACAATATCGGCGCGATGCACGGCGATTTGATGAAAGTGCGGCAGGTAATGCTGAATTTGCTCAGCAATGCTGCTAAATTTTCTGCTAATGGGACGATCGTGGTTACTGTTGAAAGAATTACCAGTGAAGAATTAAAAAATAAATATCAACCGAGAGTTGCTCAAATGTTAATTTTGGATGCAGATTTTTTAATTTTCCGAGTGACGGACACGGGCATCGGCATGACACAAGAACAGCAAGAGCGACTGTTCCAACCTTTTACTCAAGCTGACAATTCAACTACTCGCAAGTACGGCGGTACGGGTTTGGGACTGACTATCAGCCAGCGTTTTTGTCAGATGATGGGCGGCGATATTGAAGTTACTAGCGAGTTAGATTGCGGTTCTACTTTTACTGCTTGTCTGCCTGCTTCATTGTTTAAGCGATCGGAATTTTAA
- a CDS encoding DUF4339 domain-containing protein: protein MKIPSWPAWFPYPISWLRGFVLSRSFGFFVISGIPEVSNTGDFFILLTVAWLVQPFLFTFLHYLSATTIEAAIIGLPSQVPNYDRIHQWLTSKRCSGTWRHWREGLNAFVVLFFGFFFSLFVGALIIAAPSDRESSMWKLTIALSCLPVATAYLYQYDLWARQRRAAKQEKRSQNSTAPAANPIEQELNQLRADAGATRMRPVRQATPEVADWYVFRSGKAEGPYTALQLWEVQKITDRTKVRRGEGDWQRAGEVSELTKYLTQQ from the coding sequence ATGAAAATTCCATCATGGCCCGCGTGGTTTCCTTATCCTATCTCATGGTTAAGGGGTTTCGTTCTTTCCAGGAGCTTCGGCTTTTTTGTAATCAGTGGCATCCCAGAAGTTAGTAACACCGGTGATTTTTTCATCTTGCTGACGGTTGCTTGGCTGGTGCAGCCATTCCTGTTTACATTCCTTCACTACCTGAGTGCCACAACGATCGAAGCAGCTATCATAGGTTTACCGAGTCAAGTCCCGAACTACGATCGCATCCATCAATGGCTTACCAGCAAGCGGTGTTCGGGAACTTGGCGGCACTGGAGAGAAGGGTTAAATGCCTTCGTGGTTCTGTTCTTCGGCTTCTTCTTCTCGCTATTCGTTGGTGCACTTATTATTGCCGCCCCTTCCGATCGAGAATCTTCAATGTGGAAATTAACAATCGCCCTCTCCTGTTTGCCTGTTGCCACCGCTTACCTCTATCAATATGATCTTTGGGCGCGTCAGCGACGGGCGGCTAAGCAAGAAAAGCGATCGCAGAATTCCACCGCACCTGCTGCAAATCCAATAGAACAAGAACTCAATCAACTCAGGGCTGACGCTGGAGCAACTCGGATGCGACCTGTGAGACAAGCGACTCCCGAAGTTGCTGACTGGTACGTGTTCCGATCGGGTAAAGCCGAGGGCCCGTATACCGCATTGCAACTGTGGGAAGTTCAGAAAATTACAGATCGCACAAAAGTTAGGCGAGGAGAGGGTGACTGGCAACGCGCTGGTGAAGTTTCAGAACTGACCAAATATCTTACACAACAATAG
- a CDS encoding glycosyltransferase, whose protein sequence is MNQAKTLFSIIVPTYNRPDKLAACLQSFVEIEYPRDKFQVIVVNDSTEISVENTISPFQNQLNITLLTQPNSGPATARNTGSFAAEGKFLVFTDDDCTVGVDWLQNLEKRFVETPDCLIGGRTVNALPDNIYSTASQQLIDYLYSYYNAIGDRAQFFTSNNFALPAEAFQKIGGFDTTFSLAAGEDREFCDRWLHSGNAAIYAPEVIVYHSHALTLRKFWKQQFNYGRGAFLFQQIISKRGANGKLQHPSFYLNLLTYPFFHAPGFQKLLIAALFLVSQAGIAAGLFWEKNNFVEE, encoded by the coding sequence ATGAACCAAGCTAAAACTCTATTTTCAATTATTGTTCCGACCTACAATCGACCCGATAAATTAGCGGCGTGTCTTCAGTCTTTTGTTGAAATTGAATATCCGCGCGATAAATTTCAAGTTATAGTGGTCAACGATAGCACCGAAATTTCTGTAGAAAATACAATTTCGCCTTTTCAAAATCAGCTAAATATCACACTTCTGACACAACCCAACTCCGGCCCTGCAACGGCGCGGAATACTGGATCTTTTGCCGCAGAAGGCAAATTTTTAGTGTTTACAGACGATGACTGTACTGTGGGGGTAGATTGGCTGCAAAATCTGGAAAAGCGATTTGTGGAAACACCAGATTGCTTAATCGGAGGTCGAACTGTAAACGCGCTGCCGGATAACATTTATTCTACTGCCAGCCAGCAACTGATCGATTACCTTTACAGTTACTATAATGCTATTGGCGATCGCGCGCAATTTTTCACTTCTAACAATTTTGCTCTTCCCGCTGAGGCTTTCCAAAAAATCGGCGGCTTTGATACGACTTTTTCTCTAGCGGCTGGAGAAGACCGGGAATTTTGCGATCGGTGGTTGCATTCGGGCAATGCCGCAATTTACGCTCCCGAAGTTATAGTTTATCACTCACACGCACTAACTCTTCGCAAATTTTGGAAACAGCAATTCAATTATGGTAGAGGTGCTTTTTTGTTTCAGCAAATTATCTCGAAACGCGGGGCTAATGGGAAACTACAACATCCGTCATTTTATCTGAATTTGCTAACTTATCCATTTTTCCACGCACCGGGCTTTCAAAAGCTATTAATTGCTGCATTGTTTTTAGTTTCTCAGGCAGGAATTGCTGCGGGATTGTTTTGGGAGAAAAACAATTTTGTTGAGGAATAG
- a CDS encoding bifunctional nuclease family protein — protein MIEMKVAGIALDAATRSPIVLLRDATERRALPIYIGQEQAKAIISAIEGHKPPRPLTHDLMVNFLEAWSLTLERIVIHSLQDNTFYAVLIVRQGEVKKEIDARPSDAIALALRTNCPIWVMEEVVADASIPVDRDADEAERRAFREFISNLRPEDLIKRSGFSPGETS, from the coding sequence ATGATTGAAATGAAAGTCGCTGGAATTGCCTTAGATGCAGCCACGCGCAGTCCTATTGTCCTATTGAGAGACGCTACTGAGCGACGGGCTTTGCCTATTTATATCGGTCAGGAGCAAGCAAAGGCTATTATTAGCGCGATCGAAGGCCACAAGCCTCCTCGGCCCTTAACTCACGATCTGATGGTCAATTTTTTAGAGGCATGGAGTCTTACCTTGGAGCGCATAGTTATTCACTCGCTGCAAGATAACACGTTCTATGCCGTCCTGATCGTCCGTCAGGGAGAAGTTAAAAAAGAGATCGATGCCCGACCTAGCGACGCGATCGCCCTAGCCCTGCGAACGAACTGCCCCATCTGGGTGATGGAAGAAGTCGTCGCCGATGCTTCGATACCGGTCGATCGAGATGCTGATGAGGCCGAACGCCGGGCCTTCCGGGAATTTATCTCAAACCTGCGTCCAGAGGATTTGATTAAGAGAAGCGGCTTCAGCCCGGGCGAAACTTCCTAA
- the ribE gene encoding riboflavin synthase: MFTGLIQSRGKLKSLGNDYFQISCTSNNSYPILQDLAIGDSVAVDGVCLTVVEVLQQGFVAVASPETLRRTTLGSFPDALVNLETSLRAGSKLGGHFVTGHVDAIGTLATSTQTANAWEMRFTAPPAANSGWQRQIAPYIVSKGSIAVNGISLTVADCDADGNWFEVAVIPHSFGETNLSYLQPGSLVNLEADILGKYVAKFLRSGSKSHPEPWEETPTINSLGTITPEFLAEHGFI; encoded by the coding sequence ATGTTTACAGGACTAATTCAATCTCGGGGAAAGCTGAAGTCGCTAGGCAACGATTATTTCCAAATTTCCTGCACATCAAACAACTCCTACCCGATTTTACAAGATTTAGCCATTGGGGACAGCGTAGCCGTGGATGGAGTCTGTTTAACGGTAGTGGAAGTTCTGCAGCAAGGTTTTGTCGCCGTCGCTTCCCCAGAAACCCTCCGCCGCACTACTCTGGGATCATTCCCCGATGCTTTGGTGAACCTAGAAACCTCCCTGCGCGCCGGTAGCAAATTGGGGGGACATTTTGTGACGGGGCACGTAGATGCGATCGGCACTTTAGCCACATCAACCCAAACCGCCAACGCTTGGGAGATGCGGTTTACTGCCCCACCAGCAGCAAATTCGGGATGGCAACGTCAAATCGCACCTTACATCGTTTCCAAGGGCAGTATCGCCGTCAATGGCATCAGCTTAACCGTGGCAGATTGCGATGCTGACGGCAATTGGTTTGAAGTTGCTGTCATTCCCCACAGTTTTGGTGAGACAAACCTCAGCTATTTACAACCAGGAAGTTTAGTAAACTTAGAAGCAGATATTCTGGGCAAATATGTCGCCAAATTTCTCCGCAGCGGCTCAAAATCCCATCCCGAACCGTGGGAAGAAACCCCCACAATCAACAGTTTGGGAACAATTACACCAGAATTCTTAGCAGAACACGGATTTATTTAA
- a CDS encoding extracellular solute-binding protein — MKRRSLLLGAATLTLSQLAAGCESKPILKIRSLKNGIPAQLVSKFSRDVQPSPLLQVTQEGQLKELFALLQEWKQVPQSKNQANLVMLGDYWLTLAIRQKLIKPIDPAKFANWPQLPERWQKLVRRNDEGKLDPQGKVWAAPYRWGSTVIAYRTDKFKALGWTPTDWKDLWRSELRDRISLPDSAREVIGLTLKKLGKSYNTQQLDQVPNVKKELENLHQQVKLYSSDAYLQPLILGDTWLAVGSSGDLLPLLQTQKDIALVIPVSGTALWTDLWVEPASGNPVSLVEEWIDFCLQPRVAPQLSLLAKASSPIIIGMKPEDLPEAVRTNSVLLPDAKILAASDFLLPFGDAGIAQYRSLWQEIRQVVRS; from the coding sequence GTGAAACGAAGGTCTTTGCTATTGGGGGCCGCCACCCTAACTTTAAGTCAATTGGCGGCAGGGTGCGAGTCGAAGCCCATTCTCAAAATTCGATCGCTCAAAAATGGTATTCCGGCCCAACTGGTAAGCAAATTTAGCCGCGATGTACAACCGTCTCCGCTTTTGCAGGTAACGCAAGAAGGACAATTAAAAGAATTATTCGCCCTGTTGCAGGAGTGGAAACAGGTTCCCCAATCAAAAAATCAAGCTAACTTGGTGATGTTGGGAGATTACTGGCTGACTTTGGCAATTAGGCAAAAATTGATTAAGCCGATCGATCCTGCTAAGTTTGCTAATTGGCCGCAATTGCCAGAAAGATGGCAAAAACTCGTCAGGCGCAACGATGAGGGTAAATTAGATCCTCAAGGTAAAGTGTGGGCTGCACCTTACCGCTGGGGAAGTACGGTAATTGCTTATCGAACCGACAAATTTAAGGCCTTGGGGTGGACTCCGACAGATTGGAAAGACTTGTGGCGATCAGAATTACGCGATCGAATTTCTCTGCCAGACAGTGCCAGAGAAGTTATCGGTTTAACATTAAAAAAACTCGGAAAATCTTACAATACGCAGCAATTAGATCAAGTCCCAAATGTTAAAAAAGAACTCGAAAATCTGCACCAACAAGTTAAACTTTATAGTTCTGACGCTTACCTACAACCATTAATTTTAGGCGATACTTGGTTGGCAGTAGGTTCCTCTGGGGACTTGTTGCCGCTGCTGCAAACTCAAAAGGATATTGCTTTAGTAATTCCAGTTTCGGGAACAGCACTTTGGACAGATTTGTGGGTAGAACCAGCATCAGGCAATCCAGTTTCTTTAGTGGAAGAATGGATTGATTTTTGCTTGCAGCCTCGGGTTGCTCCTCAATTATCTTTGCTGGCTAAGGCTAGTTCGCCGATAATTATCGGCATGAAACCCGAGGATTTGCCGGAAGCTGTTCGCACTAATTCTGTGTTGTTGCCAGATGCGAAGATTCTTGCTGCTAGCGACTTTCTGCTGCCGTTTGGGGATGCGGGGATTGCCCAATATCGCTCGCTCTGGCAAGAAATTCGGCAAGTAGTGAGAAGTTAA